A genomic segment from Juglans regia cultivar Chandler chromosome 14, Walnut 2.0, whole genome shotgun sequence encodes:
- the LOC118344578 gene encoding pentatricopeptide repeat-containing protein At1g62350-like, producing the protein MLMMLARNKKVDEAKRVWEDQHTFGDITRAFLDSLLPSEAMDIYDEMRLSPDPPISLPFRVILKGLLTYPELREKIKDDFLELFPDMFVYDPPEDLFEHEDWG; encoded by the coding sequence ATGCTTATGATGCTTGCACGAAACAAAAAGGTTGATGAAGCTAAGCGGGTTTGGGAAGATCAGCATACATTTGGGGACATTACCAGAGCCTTTTTAGATAGCTTGTTGCCCTCGGAGGCAATGGACAtatatgatgaaatgagattatcCCCTGATCCTCCAATCTCTTTGCCTTTTCGAGTGATATTGAAAGGGCTCCTTACATACCCAGAATTGAGAGAGAAGATAAAAGATGACTTTTTGGAACTGTTTCCTGATATGTTTGTTTATGACCCACCTGAAGACTTGTTTGAACATGAAGATTGGGGATGA
- the LOC118344579 gene encoding uncharacterized protein LOC118344579, giving the protein MEEVWDRLKLNEENMPIAINLGEEFLSKAKRSLVGEIIVDRTIGKEVARRTMEKIWRVGKPLVFHEFRANCFIITFVNPGDTNRVLRGKPWLFDNHSFILRMFDGITQPNKINFEEEEFWVQLHNLPLACMNKIVRELIGSSVGKVVDVDVIEDGIIWESYLRVHVFCDLKKAVAIGRTVNL; this is encoded by the coding sequence ATGGAGGAGGTTTGGGATCGTTTGAAGTTGAATGAGGAGAATATGCCGATCGCTATTAATTTGGGGGAGGAGTTCTTGTCGAAGGCTAAACGTAGCTTGGTGGGGGAGATCATTGTCGATAGAACAATCGGGAAGGAGGTGGCACGTCGGACTATGGAGAAGATTTGGAGAGTCGGGAAACCTCTAGTGTTTCATGAGTTCAGAGCCAATTGTTTCATTATCACCTTCGTAAACCCTGGTGATACGAATCGAGTGCTGCGAGGTAAGCCTTGGCTCTTCGATAACCATTCATTTATTTTGAGAATGTTCGATGGAATCACTCAACCTAATAAAATCAACTTTGAGGAGGAAGAATTTTGGGTGCAGTTGCACAATCTACCTTTAGCTTGTATGAATAAGATAGTTAGGGAGCTGATTGGGAGTTCTGTGGGGAAGGTTGTGGATGTAGATGTGATTGAGGATGGTATCATATGGGAAAGTTACCTGAGGGTTCATGTGTTTTGTGATCTAAAGAAGGCGGTGGCTATAGGTCGCACAGTTAACTTGTAA
- the LOC108999429 gene encoding uncharacterized mitochondrial protein AtMg00810-like: MTTVHRLLAVAATKNWIIPQHNVNNAFLHDDLDEEVYMTPPPGYCPKGETRVYHSLFTLTTSTSIVLVLLYVDDILVTSNDLSQIEIFEKILSAHFKTKDLSSLKYFLGLEVARSPTGIFLNQRKYALDILSDNGQLGAQTVPFPMEQHLKLTTQDVNLLPDLGLYRQLVGRLIYLTITRLDIFYAVNTLSQFMHAPRVPHMTVATRALCYIKGYPGQGIFFPSSNNTHVSAYTDSDWVNYPITRRSTTGYFIQLGTSPISWRTNKQNIVSCSSAEAEYRASSYDRHNL; encoded by the exons ATGACCACAGTCCACCGCTTATTGGCAGTTGCAGCTACCAAAAATTGGATTATTCCTCAGCACAACGTCAACAATGCCTTCTTGCACGAcgatcttgatgaagaagtctaTATGACCCCACCGCCCGGATATTGTCCTAAGGGGGAGACTCGCGTAT ATCATTCTTTATTCACTCTCACCACTTCCACCAGCATCGTTCTTGTTcttctttacgttgatgacatCCTGGTTACTAGTAATGACCTCTCTCAAATTGAGATTTTCGAGAAAATTCTCTCTGCTCATTTCAAGACAAAGGACCTCAGTTCCCTGAAGTACTTTCTTGGACTCGAAGTTGCTCGCTCTCCCACAGgcatctttctaaatcagcGCAAATATGCCCTCGACATTCTCTCTGACAATGGACAACTTGGTGCACAGACTGTTCCTTTTCCTATGGAGCAACATTTGAAGCTTACAACTCAAGATGTCAACCTCCTACCTGATCTTGGCCTTTACCGTCAACTTGTCGGTCGCCTTATCTATCTCACCATCACCAGACTAGACATTTTTTATGCCGTCAATACACtcagtcaattcatgcatgctcctcgGGTTCCCCACATGACTGTCGCTACCAGAGCTCTCTGCTACATCAAAGGCTATCCCGGCCAAGGTATCTTCTTTCCTTCATCCAACAATACCCATGTTTCAGCTTATACAGATTCTGATTGGGTCAACTACCCCATCACCCGCCGCTCCACCACTGGCTACTTTATTCAGTTAGGCACCAGTCCGATCTCATGGCGcaccaataaacaaaatatagttTCTTGCTCTTCTGCTGAAGCTGAATATCGAGCATCGAGCTATGACCGTCACAACCTGTGA
- the LOC108994595 gene encoding transcription factor bHLH91-like, with the protein MYEETGCFDPNPMSEDAVSVAVAEDGFSQTVPNCTHNNFEDNLRLSMEELSYQHQHHNQTSIHDQAAAAAAAAMEIELQQHLGFNMDSSYNGHNHSNTHLVDSSYGVHEMQEMDPFNHHHHHQDQQQQLQQIDIQNGHQSYDYSSLPNSPYPPTPDLLNLFHLPRCSASSLLPNSSISFSNPAQKTTASYQSSQLGFLGDIPTGADSASGASVLYDPLFHLNLPPQPPLFRQLFGQSLPNGYSLPCSRNGSLFGTGGDEREGNGGVYQDGDVRQFENGVLEFSRDMGCIGKGRDGETKHFATERERRQNLNDKYKALRSLVPNPTKTDRASVVLDAIDYIKELLRTVNELKLLVEKKRCGREMRKRQKTETGDTSGDVENCNTKPVGDPHDGQSYNGSLRSSWLQRKSKDTEVDVRIIDDEVTIKLVQRKNNFLLFVSKALDELQLDLHHIAGGQCGDFYSFLFNTKIYEGSSVHASSIANKLIEVVDRQCCTAAMNINQPTSSY; encoded by the exons ATGTACGAGGAGACTGGCTGCTTTGATCCCAACCCCATGTCGGAGGATGCAGTTTCTGTTGCGGTAGCAGAGGATGGGTTTTCCCAAACGGTCCCAAACTGCACCCACAACAATTTCGAAGACAATCTCAGACTTTCCATGGAGGAGCTCTCCTACCAGCACCAGCACCACAACCAGACTTCTATTCATGATcaggctgctgctgctgctgctgctgccatggagattgaactccagcAGCATCTGGGATTTAACATGGACAGCTCCTACAACGGCCACAACCACAGCAATACCCATCTCGTGGATAGCTCTTACGGTGTCCATGAGATGCAAGAGATGGATCCTTTCAACCATCATCACCACCATCAAGATCAGCAACAACAGTTGCAGCAAATTGACATCCAAAATGGCCACCAAAGCTACGATTATTCTTCACTACCAAACAGCCCTTACCCCCCAACACCGGACCTCCTCAATCTCTTCCACTTACCCAGATGCTCAGCCTCCTCTTTACTCCCCAATTCATCCATTTCCTTCTCGAACCCGGCACAGAAGACAACCGCTAGTTATCAGAGCTCCCAGCTCGGCTTTCTGGGAGACATTCCAACTGGGGCGGACAGCGCCTCTGGCGCCTCCGTTTTATACGACCCACTATTCCATCTAAACCTGCCTCCACAGCCTCCTTTGTTCAGGCAATTGTTCGGCCAGTCTCTACCCAATGGCTACAGCTTGCCGTGCTCAAGGAACGGTTCCTTGTTTGGCACGGGAGGGGATGAAAGAGAGGGAAATGGGGGTGTCTACCAAGATGGGGATGTGAGGCAGTTTGAGAATGGAGTGCTGGAGTTCAGTAGGGACATGGGCTGCATCGGAAAAGGCAGGGATGGCGAAACCAAACACTTTGCCACTGAGCGCGAAAGGAGACAAAACTTGAATGACAAATACAAGGCCTTGAGAAGCCTTGTCCCTAACCCTACCAAG ACTGATAGGGCATCTGTGGTGTTAGATGCAATAGACTACATCAAAGAGCTTCTGAGGACAGTGAATGAGCTGAAGTTGCTGGTGGAGAAAAAGAGATGTGGgagagagatgaggaagaggcAAAAGACTGAAACAGGAGACACGTCAGGGGATGTGGAGAACTGCAACACGAAGCCAGTTGGTGACCCTCATGATGGCCAATCCTACAATGGATCCTTGAGGAGCTCATGGCTTCAGAGGAAATCCAAAGACACCGAGGTCGATGTTCGTATCATCGACGACGAGGTGACCATCAAGCTCGTTCAGCGGAAGAACAATTTCTTGCTGTTTGTATCCAAAGCCCTCGATGAGCTTCAGCTGGATCTCCATCATATCGCCGGCGGCCAATGTGGCGATTTCTACAGCTTCTTGTTCAACACCAAG ATATATGAAGGGTCTTCTGTGCACGCGAGCTCCATAGCAAACAAGCTCATTGAGGTTGTGGACAGACAATGTTGTACTGCAGCCATGAATATTAATCAACCAACCAGCAGCTATTAA
- the LOC118344534 gene encoding uncharacterized mitochondrial protein AtMg00810-like, with translation MRGLINYLKQHFAMKDLGSLSFFLGIHVQYLTNGMLLSQSKYALDLLSQFKMTEAKPAKTPIPAGSQLSKHHGDPLENATEYRQLVGALQYLTLTRPDISFTVNQLCQFMHNPSTVHWTAAKRVLRYLKGSLNHGLLFTKGSLTLNAYSDSDWAGNPDDRRSTIGYAIYLGPCLISWSAKKQTMVSKSSIEAEYRSLALTIGEVYWLRMLLKELQVPLDTTPTLWCDNLRALSLATNPVYHAKTKHIEVDYHFIREKVVNKDITTRYLSTIDQVVDIFTKGLTSARFLLLRYKLRVTTSPINLQGDVRRNSAGQDQGSIDKDKGMIPAINSTSDGSPHADHAQDSKTVDAFLV, from the coding sequence ATGAGAGGTCTCATAAACTATCTTAAGCAACATTTTGCAATGAAGGATCTTGGCTCTCTCAGCTTCTTTCTTGGGATACATGTTCAATATCTGACCAATGGGATGTTGTTATCACAGTCCAAGTATGCACTGGACCTTCTCTCTCAGTTCAAAATGACAGAAGCCAAACCAGCTAAAACCCCTATTCCAGCAGGCTCTCAGTTATCTAAGCATCATGGTGATCCATTGGAAAATGCCACTGAATATAGACAACTTGTTGGAGCTTTGCAATACCTCACTTTGACAAGACCAGACATAAGCTTCACTGTCAATCAGCTTTGTCAGTTTATGCACAATCCCTCCACAGTCCATTGGACAGCAGCCAAAAGAGTGCTAAGGTATCTCAAAGGATCACTCAATCATGGCCTGTTATTCACTAAGGGATCACTCACTCTTAATGCATACAGTGACTCAGATTGGGCTGGTAACCCAGATGACAGAAGGTCAACAATTGGCTATGCCATATATTTAGGACCATGTCTAATCAGCTGGAGTGCCAAGAAACAAACTATGGTTTCTAAATCAAGTATAGAAGCTGAATATCGATCTCTAGCACTTACCATAGGTGAAGTTTATTGGCTCAGGATGCTTCTAAAAGAACTGCAAGTGCCTCTCGATACAACTCCTACCCTATGGTGTGATAACTTAAGGGCACTGTCCTTGGCAACAAATCCAGTGTATCATGCAAAGACTAAACATATAGAGGTGGACTATCACTTTATTCGAGAGAAAGTTGTTAATAAAGACATCACAACCAGGTATCTCTCTACCATTGATCAAGTGGTAGACATATTCACTAAGGGACTTACTTCAGCACGATTTCTACTACTTAGATACAAGCTGAGAGTGACCACCTCACCCATCAACTTGCAGGGGGATGTTAGAAGAAACTCAGCTGGCCAAGATCAAGGCTCAATTGACAAAGATAAAGGCATGATCCCAGCCATTAATTCAACCTCAGATGGAAGCCCGCATGCAGACCATGCTCAAGACAGCAAGACAGTTGATGCTTTCCTTGTATAG